ATCTGAACTCACCATTGGGATGCCCCAGCCAAACTCATCATTGTTGACACCTATGATGCTGGGGACAGGTTGAAAATCAGCAGACACCAACAACTCTTCAGGGTGCCTAGGAAAGAACACCCCATCCACCACAGCAGGAATGATTGTGAAGACCTGAGGGGCATTCAAGGTGAAGGATCAAGCTCAGGGCCCAGATATTTTCTGATGTCAAATAATCCCATGATACCCATACACATCCATGGTTTAGTTGAACTTGTATCCATTTTGCATTGACAACTACAGGGGCATCAAGCCATGTACATCAGCTATGTTGTCCCTGAGCAGAAAGGACTTTCTGTTTCACCCCTATTGGATCCCTTCCAAGACACAAATACCATGTGATCAAACCTTAGTGATATCCAGAATCTCCTCTTCACTCTTGCCTCTCAGACAGCCCACCAGGGATTCTGAGTCCATCTGATTACATCCAGAGAGGTTGGCCACCATCTGTACAGAGCACAAGCAGAAGCCTGTTCATCCTTCCAGGCAGGGAAAGAAGTCTTCCTAATACTTCTAGTTAGTGTGGGTGCCCCACAAATCACAGTGGGTAAAGTGTGTGGATTGCAGCAGGAATGCAATTGTTCCCACGTCCCCTGTGTTAATATGAGATAGACAGGGGAGCTAATGCACCTGCTGCAATGCATCTGGACACAATGGGAGCTACTAGGTACAACTGTTTGGGGCAGAGAAAAAACTCAGCTTTTGTGAAGCAGAGGTGTATGCAGTCTGACCCTTGAAGCTTTCAGCaaggaagaagtaaaaagaaagaccTAGGTATCTCTATGATATTTGTTGCATTCACAGAGCAGACAGAACCAGGAGTTCTGAGAGTGAGGGCTGGGATAGGAAGAATAGAGGGAACTATGTAGACCTCCTCAGACTGGGAGACAAGACCAGGCATCCTGGCCACTCCACTCTTCATAATGGCTCCATGGAAGAGTCCTTTGGACATGGGGGACACAACGAGTGAAGACACACTTGTTCCCCCTGCTGACTCGCCAAAAATAGTGACCTGGTCAGGATTGCCTCCAAAGTGGGCAATATTCTGCTGGACCCAGTGTAGGGCAGCCACTTGGTCCAGGAAGCCCCGGTTGCCTCTGGCATGCTCATCTCTAGTGCTGAGAAGTGGCAGGGACAGGAATCACAGGGCTGTCCTGTTTATACTCAGCTCCCAATTCCCTGCCTTACCCTTGGCTCACCTGAAGTAACCCAGGACACCCAGGCGGTACTGGATAGTGACCACCAGTATGTCCTCAATGGCTGCTAGCTTCGATCCATCATACACAGAAGCCATGCCCACAGTGAGTCCACCTCCATGGATCCATACCATCACCtggtaaataaataagataagaGATCATTCCCCTTACCCAACCCAAGTGCCACTTGTCATCTAGAATATCCATTGCTTTGTCTCAGAAGCTGCCCACATAGACAGATCCCAGCTGTCATCATCTGTTAAAGGATCCAAGTTCCACCAGGAAGAAAAGTCTCTCAACCATTATTTTGTCTCATGTACCAAAGGCTGTCACCAATACCCCAGGAGACCCTCAGAAAAGGAAAGACATGTGTCCTTCATGATCACATATGGAAATAAAGCAAGTGCCCTCCAGTGTTACTAGCCAAACAGTGATGAGTCAATTTTTATGACTTAGATGATACAAGCCTCACCTCTGGGAAATCTGATTGGGTGTTTTGGGCACAAGCCCTAAATTCATTAAGTTACAGACTCCGACTTCTCAATGCCTCCAGGATTTCTGTCCCTAAGCCCATAAGTTAACTGCCTACTGTGGGCAAGAAAGTATTCTTGGAAATATTCAGGCAGGGCCTATACTGAAACAAAACCCAGAATGATCTTAGCCCTTCCATATTCCTTCATAAGGAATGTCCTTCCACCCCCAGTTGGCCATGGCCTAATACTCACAGGCAGGTTGGAGTCCTCAGAAGCATGAGCAGGTGAGTAGATGTTGAGGTACAGGCAGTCTTCAGACATAGAAAGAAGAGGTGGGGTGCTTTTGAACAGGATCTCGGTTGCTGAATTCATTATAGTGATATTCTGTAGACAACTGTCAACAATGGTAAATGGTTAACTATTCAAAGGACTGAACAGTAATTAAAGTCAGAAACTGGGTAGATTGTCTCCTAGAAAACTACTTGCTGTAAATATGAGATCATTTTCTAAAGTTcctcttggggctggagggatggctcagtggtcactagccctggctgctattccagaggacctgggttagatccctagcacccacccCTATGACTCAAGTCAAAGGGGATCTGAGGACACTGAATGGTCATTGATCACAGACATTCATGCACTAAAACAcccaaatacacaaaataataaataaataaaataaagtcactcCTCCACAGATAGAAGCCTCAGGCTCTAAGGAAGCTGTGATAGAGCCCAGATCTCCATATATAGATTTAGATGATCTTAGATCCTACTTATTGGAAGGCCAGGTAACAGAGAGTCCTAGGAGTCTTCATGGCAGATTTGACCATGTGTTTTGACATTTTtaccatttctccctctctcaattAAGGCCTAAAAAAGGTGAGTTGCCTCTACAGTGCTATTGCATAAATGAGTGTGAATTAGTTTCCATAAGGTAGTAGGACCTCCTTCATCTAATGTCTCCATTTTCAGGGTTCCTCATCTCTCCCACAGGCCTCTCATTGTCAGCACATGCACTTGTTCTTGTCAATCGACATCTGCTCATATGGTTGGCACAGTGACTGTGGAGGGTACAGTCCTTTGGAGACCATTGCTTCACTATTTCGGATTCTTCAGTCTCTGCTATAAAACTCAGGAGTGCTTCTGGTTAAGTGATGGAGTCTGATCTCATCCCAGAGACATTTCCCCTAGTGCCAGAGACACATGACATAGCCTGACTCTCAAGACAAATGTGCCTGTGCTCCCATCTGCAGTCCTCAAGGCTAGCTCCTTGTGTGGGCCAAGCACTGAACCTTGAGCACAGGTTGTTCCATTCAGAACCTCAGCAGGCCCTTGGGAAAATGTAAGTGGGAATCCCCCTACTCCATGAAGAGGGGGAACTGGATGTGGGATTGAGAAATAAAAACCACTGCAGCTGGGACATCCCTCACAACACTAGCCCACTCCCGGGCCTGAACTCCTCTGGACCCCAGAAGAGCTTACATGGCAGGATGGGAAGTTCCATCCCTCACACCACTCCATGGTTCAGGGGGCTCAGGAGGAGCAAACCGCAGATGTCCTACAGGTGGCTTGGCAAAGGGAATTCCCAGGAAGATGTGGACTCCCATGTTGATATCCTCCAAGTGGACAAGGTTATCCTGCACCTGTCCGGTGTGTGTGATCCTGATAGGCCTGGATGAGTCTTGGCCTGTAAATAAAGAAGTGATAGCTAGGTTAGTCTGCCCAATAGGCCACTTTTGTTCCATCCTTTCGACCCTTTTTACAGCCTCCTCAAAAGACCCTGGACTGAAAACACAGAATTTGCGTATTTCCTCCCTGTTACAGTCTTCACTGTGCTACCACCTGGCCTATTCCATTTACCAGACTCAATTAGGAATGAGGGGACTCAAGGACATCATTCAGCCCTATGAGCTTCCTGTACAGGGCCACATATGTGGCAATGACACAGTCTCCTTTCCATCAACTCTGTGTGAGCCAGTATAGGGACTATTCGGTCACACTGAACATTATCCCATGTAGGCTAGCTACATGCACGATGTTTCAACCTCACAGAAAAGCTCTCTATAAAGTTCATATGAAATCTGGTAATCTGTCCTTCCCACCATAGGCTGTGAGTTATAACCCAAAGCAGGGACAGAGTTTATGAACAAAAGGTAAAATCAAACACAGCCgaagaaatttcattttctgttttcctttgtttgtttgtttttttgtttgtttgcttgcttgcttgtttgttcttTAATTTCTTGACACAAGGTCTTGCTAGTTAGCCCAAACTGGTTCTGCAGTTGGAGATGCTCCTGTCTCAATTTCCTGGGTGCTTAATTTGCAGCTGTGTGGCTACACCCTGGTCACACTTCTCTTCTTGAGTAATCCTGGGCACTATATGTCAGACTCTGCCATTTGCTGTCCCTGTGGATGAGACAGGCCTGGGAGGTATAGAGGGGACAGGACATGAATCTTTTTCCTCTTATAGTTGTCAGTGATTCTGAACCCAAGCATtcaaacaaacaacataaaataacaGCCATGAGTGAATCTGGCAGAACCTGCTGTCTAGAAGGTGCTGGTGACATCCCAGAACCCTGGCGACAACAGAGAAGAGTCTCAGGCTGAGCTGGGTGCAGCCTCCTTAGTGGGGAGGCCTGGATAGAGGTCACCAGAGTTCACACTAGGAGGATTTGTGGTAAGGGGCATCTAGGGCTGCACACACACCCTGAGCACAGTGCTCTCTGACTTAGCTCTGATAAGGACCTGAAAATTGTTGACTCTCCCAAAGCACATGCTAGTTGCCCCAGAAACCAAGCCCGGGTAAAGAACATGGAGAAGGAAACCCAGACTATCTAGGTACAACAATAGGTTGTAGGACTGGGACTGTCTGCATACCTTAGTGGCAGCCAGTACCTTGTGCAGGGCCTTTATGGAGTGCCATGGCACTTCTCTATTCTGAGAGTGGCACATGAGGACTCTTCAGCAGCATGAAGTTATGATGTTATTATTCAAGTCAGTAGCAGCTACAGtttcagacacacagagaggaaatgTCCCCTCTGTTCCTCTGTCCCCTGTAGATTCAACACAACTGACAGCCCATCATACTAGTATTGGAGTTCCTCTGGCCTCCCAGATTGTTTGGTAGAGGGGCAAGACTCTGGGCTTTTGTAGGGAATTAGGAGACTCACATTTCCCACACTGCCATCTCCATCGGCTCCTTCCTCCCTGGTACTTTTACCCCTGCAATCTCAGCCAATAACTCTCATCAAGTTTTGGCAGCTTGGACATGGGTCCCCCATTCCTCCCTAGGTAGTCTCACTGTGCACAGCAAAGAGAAGCAGAAGGCCACAGGTCAGAAAATTCAGCCATCTAGAAAGTCTACCTGAAGGCCTGCTTAGCTCCCAGTCCTGAGTCTGTGCTGCTGTGTGCGATCAACCTCATGTAAATGTCACAAACATATGAATTTGCCAGGGCAGGAACTTTGAACCAAAGGAGAGGGGTCAGAGTAGGGGCAGAGGGTGGGGCAGTCCAGGCCAAGGTCCTTGAACTCTACTGGCTGGGCTGCATGGTGGGAACCAATGAGCAGCAAGTGAGGCAAAGCTGCCTCCCATTCCTGCTCTTCCTTTAGTCCCCTTGGGAGGCACAGCAGGGACTCTGAAGCCCTCTCTCCAAATCTGGTGTCACCATATCAGGCTTATTAAGCAGGAACAGGACTATTAAAGTATTGGTGTAAAGGGATTGAAGCAGAAAGCTATAACTGGAGAAGCTGCAGGGCTTTTCTGAGTAGATGCATTCTCAGGATGTCACAGATGGAGAATGGAATGGAACCTGAGGAAATGTGACCTGGGTAAAGGGGAACTGCGTGCGCATGCCCACCACCCTGAAAAACACCTCCCTGCTTTCAGGACTTACAGTTCCTGAGTCCAGGTTCAGGGTCCCTCAACACATTGATCTTCATCTTTCTCCATGTGCCTCTCCCAGTTACGCCTTGACAGTTCATGAATCACACTGCAACTCTGCCACCATACCATAGTCACCTGGCCTCTTTGCTGTAGCTACTCTGGTGGCCAGCTTCTCTCAAGTTCACAGTTGCTAACCCACATGCACTGGAGCCTGCTGGCTCTAATACTGAGGACAGTCTGGGCTCTTGGGGCCTGAATTAAAGTTCAAATGCAGGCCATTGAGCAGGAGTTTCAGAAACATGGTGAGCCTTGGCAGACTACATCTGAGAGGACACAATCAGGAGGTCCCATCTAGCCCATCTTGATTCCCCAAATGTAGTATCATGAGGTTCAATCTCAGAAAGACTTTAGAGCCACCTAAGAATAGGCCTTGGTTCCGTTTTTCAGTCTACAGAACCCACAGAACCACACAGAAAGACAGTCTACGGCAGTTTTCTGGTCATTTCCCTGGCATGGTACAACCACGGCTTGTCCTATCACCCTGCTCTCAATAATCTGTCTCCTCCTCAGCACACTCTGTGGTCACAGCTCCTGCCGGGGCAATGCTCTCTCTGCCCTCAATTCCCTGTTTGAAGGAAGAGCTGGAGTATGGAGGCTGAAGGCCCTCAGCTCCTCCAAGCTCCCTGTCCTAGGACCAGTTTCTTCAGTTAACTGGGCAGCATGGTAATCTTGGGCTTCTGCACCAAGCTGGGGGAGGGTCTCCGTTCACTCTGCTACTTACTGCACTGTCTTCAGAGGCTCTGCATTGATGATGGAAAGACCATAGGAAATGTGGACTGGAGAGTCTCATCAGTCATGTTCTGTATATGAGGAaattgtcagtgtgtgtgtgtgtgtgtgtgtgtgtgtgtgtgtgtgtgtgtgtgtgtgtgtgtgtgtattgggaagGGAGTAAAGCTCAGGGAAGTGTCTGAAATGAGACACCACCACACATCCAGTCGTTATAACCAGATTATGACCCATAGGCAAAAGTGTTGGCAAAGTCATAGAGCATCTGATACAGCTACACATGGCTAGAGGGGAAGGAAAATGATTACATGGTGATCAGGGAAGGCAACTTCACATCTTCTCTGAAAGTTCAACACCTTTGTTCTATGACTCAACAATTCTACTTCCAAGACTTTAGCCTGAGGAAACAAGTGAATGGCATCACATCAAgtcatgggttttgtttgtttgcttgtattttgtttggttttgagacaggggatctctacatagccctgtATGTCTGAGAACTCATaattatagaccaggctggcccaaactcactgattcacctgcctttgcctcttgagtgctgggattaaaggcatgtaccaacatGCCCAGTCAAAGTCTTGTTTGAACATGACAGCTTGATTAAAATAGCCCAAACCTGATGTCACTCAGATGTGCACCAACAAGTGGTGTGTTCACTCACCATCAAAAGAAAATGCAATTCAAATCTTAAAAACATTATTCTTAGTGACAGAACCGCTCACACATGATTCTTACCTGTGATAGGTAGACAAGACTCTGATGTTTCTGAATTATATTCTATTTCCAAACTTCAACTCCAGAAAGCAGTCAGTTGGTTGCCAGGGAACAAGGCTCAGGTCAATGGTTAATGAAAagaaacatagaaaaatatttgttgtttagtcagaaaataaatatgtatacctGAAGTGGGTGTGGTTACATGCCTCATATTCTATTCCAATATACTAAGCTATGgaataaatgagtgaatttgAGTGCATACTTATCACTTGACAATAAAGTTCTACGAAATTAAGACTATTACCCAAATCTAAAAAGTTCCCTGCTGAccagtggtagtggcacatgtctttgatcccaggacacgggaggcagaagcaggcggatctgtgtgagttccaggccagcctggtctacagagcaacttccaggacaaaacaacacagaggaaccttgtctcCACTCTCGaaaagacaggaggaggaggaggaggagatggaaacGAGGTTaaggagcagaaggagagaaagagaaagaagaagcagaagaagaagcagaaggagaaggagaaggagaaggagaagtccCCTGCTAACACTCTTGGTGAAGTGCCCTGTTCGTCTGCTGAAATGTCCTTGCAATCAGCAGTAAGTTCAGGCTCCAGCAGAACTATCAGGCAGCTGTCTTCCTGTGCTCAGAGGTCATCTAGCACCTTATGGAACTTTATCTTTGTCTGCCCTCTAGTGTCCAAGGAGAGCAATGCAAGAGGAGTCCCTTCATGATTTCCTGTGATTGGTCTTCAATGCAGTGGATGAAAAAGAGGGACTTGGAGAACCTGGGAAAACTAGAACCCCAGAAAGGCAGTTTCTCAGAGGCAAGAGGCTATGGCCATCTCAGGTCTATAGGAAGAAGGATCTAGCTGTGTGGTGATAGAGATAAAATGTTTTAGGAAAACACTTGCAGACAACATGATTTGGCACTTTTATATAAAGACAAAATAGAAgtgggaagttttgttttgtttagaggaTAAATAAAAAACTTAGAGTGAAAATAAGGTAAGAATGGAAATTAAGGAAGGGAAGACCACGGAGAATAGAGTGTCACAGGAACCAGAAGTGTGCAGAGAATTGTAAAAGGCAGAAGGACCCTCAATAAATGAATAGATCTCAGGGAGACAGGGGAGAGCAATCTCTTCTGATGGACATGTCTGGGCCTCCTGACACCCCCATCCTCATTCCAGACACCCACAGTCAAACATCTTCACAGTATGGATGGCATCTCTGTCCAGGTAACTTACTGAAGCACCACTGATGCTTAACACTTTTTATAGCAACAGACGACCTTGTTAAAATGGCCCTGTTTGGAGATTCTCTTTATTAATGCTTTTTCTTCAAGGGAGAATCCTCCTGAGAAAGTTGTGCCATGCTGCAAGATGAAGTGAGCTGTCTGCTAGTGAGAAAGCCCGGCTCCAGAAAGGGTGGAAGTTTGTGACCATGTTGTGAAAAATCAGCATAAGTGCTCACTCCTGTACATCCTGGACATTCAATAAGACCCTGCCAACTTGATGGTCCCTGAGAAACCAAGCCTGGGTGGGACAGAGAGGATGGGACCCAACTCTGCCCTCTAGTGGTTGTGAGTGATTCTGTCCACAGGAGTCAGAGCCAAAGATTTTTCTAATCAGGAAACAGATGGGGTCAGGCTAAAGTTTCTGCCTGCCGAGGCACTGGTGGCCTCCATAGCCTGGCTGACAGCAGGCAAAGGAGAAAGTCTGGTCGGGAGGAGCTGAGGGATAAAGCAAGTGCTGTCTCCTCAGAGCAGAGCAGATTCAAGTGGCCTGGCAGGGGTCACCAGGGTCCACATTAGGATGTCCTGGGGTAAGAGACATTAAAGGCTGCAGACACACCTTGGACAAAGTGCCATTCTGGCTCAGATACTAATAGGGCCTACAGAGTGCCTGACACATCCCCTTTGTCCTGGAAGCAAAATCACTCTTTTGCCCCACGTTCCGGTCGAGCACATGGAGAACAGAACACTGGGGCCTCCTAGTGCAATGTGGGATGTGAGGGCTGGGAGTTTCTGCATCTCCCTGGACAAGGAATCTTGCGTGAACCTTTTTCATCAGTCAGTGCTGGAGAGCACACTCAGTACCAAATGCCAGAGGTATGCTATTATTACCATCATTATCCTATAGTGTTTACAGCTCCAACCACTTCCACAGCCATTCACAGAGAATGAATATGTCCCAAACCTCACCCACCCACCTCTACCCAGAGGTTTCTAACCTCCAAGAACAGCACTCCTCAGAGCTCCTATGCCTGACTAGATTCTGTACTGGGTGTCCTCAGAAATATCTGCCCCTCCTAATGCTGCAAGAGACCCTGTATCTCTAAATGTTGTTGACAGTTCATTGGGTGGGTGCACTATTCCTCCGCTAGCTCCTCTCCATGGTGCATCCTCACCTTCAGTCTCAGCCTCTACTCTACACAATTGTGTAATTCCCACTCAAGTCTCTGTCCCCTGCAAGGGTCTCCTCCTGTACTGGGAAGAGGAGAATCAAGGGCCCACAAACCACAGCGTTTAAACAGCCAGAGTCTGTCTGGCCACATTATCTTCAGTAGCTTGGTTTGTGTCTGCACTGCCGTTAGACATGCCGTGTCTCACAGACAGGGAACAGCATATctctcaccatgcacaaaactcaagtccaagtggatcaaacacctcaacataaatccagttacactgaccctgatagaagagagagtgggaagtagccttgaacacaatggcacaggagactacttcctaaatataacagcagtagcacagacactgtgagcaataattaataaatgggacatcctgaaactgagaagcttacgtaaggtaaaggacacagtcgataaaacaaaacatcagcctacagaatgggaaaagataatcaccaaccacacatctgacaaaacactagaaatcaaaatatcaaataatccaatttaaaaaaaaaaagaggtacagagctaaatagagaattctcaacagaagaatctcaaatggcagccAGACTTTTAAAGAAGTGCTTAACatacttagtcatcagagaattcaaatcaaaacaatcTGAGATAccctcttacacctgtcagaatggctaagatcaaaaacactgatgacagcttatgatGTAGAGGATGTGGACAagaggaacacttctccactgttggtgggagtgcaaacttgtacagccactttggaaattagtatggcaacttttcagaaaattggaaatcaatctacctcaagacccagtgataccactcttgggcatatacccaaggaatgctcaatcataccacaagggcacgtgctcaactatgttcatagcagcattatttataatagccagaaattggaaacaacctagatgcccctcaactgaagagtggataaagaaaatatggtacatttacacaatggagtgctactcagaagtaaaaaataatgacttctgtggaggcccacaaaggtttcctagtgagatctgagcttgttttactcagcagggctgaattagaggattgcttgactacatgcatggttaccaggtgtttggaagggtctgcacttggctgtgctagggggaggtcttttgcttcaccccttggcattcctacaaaaggccctttagaagagacagaagggactaGTGGTAATTGATCCCGGCAATTcctaagctatcctgtgtttctatctgtttctctcccctctatccttctatctaatatctcttatccctcactcttCAAGAGTGCCCTGGAGGAAAAGTGGGAGTGGTCCTCCCACAGAGAAATGGTAGACCTCCcacagacatcatgaaatttgcaggaaaatggatggaacaagaaaagggcatcctgagtgaggtaacccagactcagaaacacaaacattgtatgtacccactcataagtggatagtagatgtaaagcaaagggtacccagactacaacccacagctccagagaagctaggtaacaagaggaccctaagaaagatgtATGAATcactttgggaaggggaaatagatgaaatctccgtGAGTAAAATGGGGGTGATGGGGAGCAATAtaggggatgggatgggggatgagaaatTGAGGGAACAAGATGGTCGAGCTGTGAGAAggttggagtgggagagcaatgaaggaaATTTctggatagagggagacatcatgaggataggaagaaacctggtgctaggaaagttcccaggaatcctcaaggatgaccccagcttagactgctagcaatagtggagagggtgcctgagctggcctaccccagtaatcagattgctGAATACCTGGACTGTCATGgctccttcatccagtaacttggaagcagatgcagagagccacagccaagcaGTAGGCTGAACTCccggagtccagtcgaagagagggaagagggattatatgaataAGGGGGTAGGGGGGTTAAGATCATGATGGCCAAATCTACAGAGCctactgaaccaagctcataggaactcaccaactttagaccaacaactgtggaacctgcatgggaccaga
This sequence is a window from Peromyscus eremicus chromosome 5, PerEre_H2_v1, whole genome shotgun sequence. Protein-coding genes within it:
- the LOC131911116 gene encoding acylcarnitine hydrolase-like; translation: MKINVLRDPEPGLRNSAQTQDWELSRPSGRLSRWLNFLTCGLLLLFAVHIQGQDSSRPIRITHTGQVQDNLVHLEDINMGVHIFLGIPFAKPPVGHLRFAPPEPPEPWSGVRDGTSHPAICLQNITIMNSATEILFKSTPPLLSMSEDCLYLNIYSPAHASEDSNLPVMVWIHGGGLTVGMASVYDGSKLAAIEDILVVTIQYRLGVLGYFSTRDEHARGNRGFLDQVAALHWVQQNIAHFGGNPDQVTIFGESAGGTSVSSLVVSPMSKGLFHGAIMKSGVARMPGLVSQSEEVYIMVANLSGCNQMDSESLVGCLRGKSEEEILDITKVFTIIPAVVDGVFFPRHPEELLVSADFQPVPSIIGVNNDEFGWGIPMYLCNTDTWEKMDRETIQAVLQSTPTQLMMPPGFVDILVEEYLGDTEDPEILQTQFKEMMEDFMFVVPALQVAHAQSPLAPVYFYEFQHPSNFFKDVRPPDVKADHGDEIFFVFGCSFWGSEFDFTEDEELLSRRIMKYWANFARHGNSNSMDLPHWPVFTQDEQYLQLDIQTTVGYALKANRMQFWTKTLPQKIQQLKDVEKKHTEL